One genomic window of Candidatus Nitrospira inopinata includes the following:
- a CDS encoding phage holin family protein, whose protein sequence is MATFRFFHLSHESARQGGLRNTVARMLITGVAVFLAVATVPGLEADSMTAGIAAVLVLTILNLILRPILLLITLPLIVFTLGLFLVVLNALLLELTAYLVKGFTVSGFWSAVGGALVISLVTTVLTGLIIDRRPPPTFPDDPRRPPKIINPE, encoded by the coding sequence ATGGCAACCTTCCGTTTCTTCCACCTCTCCCATGAATCAGCCCGGCAGGGCGGGCTTCGCAACACGGTCGCTCGGATGCTCATCACGGGCGTGGCGGTGTTTCTGGCCGTGGCGACCGTCCCCGGCCTGGAAGCCGACAGTATGACGGCAGGCATTGCGGCCGTCCTCGTCTTGACCATTCTCAACCTGATTCTCCGGCCGATTCTTTTGTTGATCACCCTGCCGCTGATCGTGTTCACGCTAGGCCTGTTCCTCGTCGTCCTTAACGCCCTGCTGCTGGAATTGACGGCGTACCTGGTGAAGGGTTTCACGGTCTCCGGGTTCTGGTCCGCGGTCGGCGGGGCGCTCGTCATCAGTCTCGTCACGACCGTGCTCACCGGTTTGATCATTGACCGTCGCCCTCCCCCGACCTTTCCGGACGACCCCCGCCGCCCTCCCAAGATCATCAATCCTGAGTAG
- a CDS encoding TIGR02466 family protein: MSSEPAVPREIEVSIAPLFATPLLIFTVQQHERLNADLSRAILEREATHQAHADPEVVGWSSPHDLAMLEWAGPPLRELLERVIGVASHMTELAEETGRGERRLEWQVAEVWANVHRKSGSNAAHAHPGSFWSGVYYVAAGDTSGSCGGELRLFDPRGCLPRMLAPYLRYKTPELHDAGTTVSFTPSAGQCLLFPGWLFHAVNVYTGAAPRISIAFNLDPVVRGSDESRSAVAVSH, encoded by the coding sequence ATGTCGAGCGAACCCGCCGTGCCCCGAGAAATCGAAGTGTCGATCGCCCCCCTGTTTGCGACGCCGCTGCTCATTTTTACGGTGCAGCAGCACGAACGGCTCAATGCCGATTTGTCGCGCGCGATCCTGGAGCGGGAAGCCACGCACCAGGCCCATGCCGATCCCGAGGTCGTCGGCTGGTCGTCGCCGCACGATCTTGCCATGTTGGAATGGGCCGGACCGCCGTTGCGCGAGTTGCTCGAACGGGTCATCGGGGTCGCCTCGCACATGACGGAACTGGCGGAGGAAACCGGGCGGGGCGAGAGAAGGCTTGAGTGGCAAGTGGCCGAGGTGTGGGCCAACGTTCACCGAAAGAGCGGCAGCAATGCCGCCCATGCCCATCCCGGCAGTTTTTGGTCCGGCGTGTACTACGTGGCAGCCGGCGACACAAGCGGTTCGTGCGGCGGCGAGTTGCGGCTGTTCGATCCGCGAGGCTGTTTGCCTCGGATGTTGGCTCCCTATCTGCGATACAAGACGCCGGAACTGCACGATGCCGGCACCACCGTATCCTTCACTCCTTCCGCCGGCCAGTGTTTGCTGTTTCCAGGCTGGCTGTTCCATGCCGTCAACGTCTATACCGGGGCCGCGCCCCGCATCAGCATTGCGTTCAACCTCGATCCCGTCGTGAGGGGAAGTGACGAGAGTCGGTCTGCCGTCGCCGTCTCTCATTGA
- the metE gene encoding 5-methyltetrahydropteroyltriglutamate--homocysteine S-methyltransferase: MSVLVTCLGYPRIGASRELKKALESFWSGRLTTKELHRTAAELRRRHWSVMKEAGIDLIPIGDFSLYDHVLDTAVAVGAVPSRYREIADPLVRYFAMARGRQDRQAGIDVPALEMTKWFDTNYHYIVPELEQAQRFSLDASKLLAELDEARALGIEPRPVVLGPVTFLLLSKMMGNTGEQTTLHLLDRLLPVYEQLLRQLAERRVAWVQLDEPCLVLDLDHPAKEAYRLALAKLTGNNDRPKLMLTTYFGALEDNLSIAVASGCEALHIDLVRAPEQLDQVLASLPPSMDLSVGVIDSRNVWRADLDAAHAIVRRAVMALGANRVLAAPSCSLLHVPVDVRQETKLDRQVRGWLAFAEQKLVELRALADAAQSDRPEGPWFDESRAARSSRAMSPLVCNPTVRNRIKGVTDSMIRRHSPYPVRAAKQKACFNLPPFPTTTIGSFPQTEAVRAARAAWRAGRMAPAEYEVFLKEEIRRCVQRQEAIGLDVLVHGEFERTDMVEYFGEQLKGFIITEQGWVQSYGSRCVKPPVIVGDVSRPRPMTVEWATYAQSLTSRPVKGMLTGPVTMLQWSFVRDDQPREETCRQIALALRDEVLDLERAGIAMIQVDEPALREGLPLRRREWEAYLRWAVEAFRLATGGVRDDTQIHTHMCYSEFGDILGAVAELDADVISIETSRSRMELLGDFARFQYPNEIGPGVYDIHSPRVPDHKEMADLLLRAGRVVSPERLWVNPDCGLKTRGWSEVEAALTNMVEAARDVRRQVAEARS; encoded by the coding sequence ATGTCTGTTCTTGTCACCTGTCTCGGTTATCCCAGGATCGGCGCGTCCCGCGAGCTCAAGAAAGCGCTCGAATCATTTTGGTCCGGTCGGCTCACCACGAAGGAGTTGCACCGGACCGCCGCCGAGTTGAGGCGCCGCCATTGGTCTGTAATGAAGGAGGCGGGCATCGACCTGATCCCGATCGGCGATTTTTCGCTCTACGACCATGTGTTGGACACGGCTGTGGCTGTGGGAGCCGTGCCGTCACGGTACCGGGAGATTGCCGATCCGCTGGTCCGGTACTTTGCCATGGCGCGCGGACGACAAGACCGACAGGCCGGCATCGATGTGCCCGCCTTGGAAATGACCAAGTGGTTCGATACCAACTACCACTATATCGTGCCGGAGCTTGAGCAAGCTCAGCGGTTTTCCCTCGATGCCTCGAAACTGTTGGCGGAGCTCGATGAGGCCCGCGCTCTTGGCATTGAACCCCGGCCGGTCGTCCTGGGGCCTGTGACATTTCTGTTGCTATCGAAAATGATGGGAAACACCGGGGAACAGACCACTCTTCATCTGTTGGATCGGCTGTTGCCGGTGTATGAGCAGCTCCTCCGTCAACTGGCGGAGCGACGAGTGGCCTGGGTGCAGCTCGATGAACCCTGCCTGGTGCTCGACCTCGATCATCCGGCGAAGGAGGCCTACCGCCTGGCATTGGCCAAGCTGACCGGAAACAACGACCGTCCCAAACTGATGCTGACGACCTATTTCGGCGCGCTCGAAGACAATCTCTCCATTGCCGTCGCGTCCGGCTGCGAGGCCTTGCACATTGATCTCGTGCGAGCGCCGGAGCAATTGGACCAGGTCTTGGCCTCTTTGCCTCCGTCGATGGATCTATCCGTGGGGGTGATCGACAGCCGGAACGTGTGGCGAGCCGATCTCGACGCGGCCCATGCGATCGTGAGACGAGCCGTCATGGCCTTGGGCGCCAACCGAGTGTTGGCTGCGCCATCCTGCTCGTTGCTCCATGTGCCGGTGGACGTCCGTCAAGAGACGAAGTTGGACAGGCAGGTTCGCGGTTGGCTCGCCTTCGCGGAGCAAAAACTGGTCGAGCTGCGGGCCCTGGCTGACGCGGCTCAATCGGACAGGCCGGAAGGACCGTGGTTTGATGAATCACGAGCTGCGCGATCAAGTCGAGCGATGTCGCCCCTGGTCTGTAATCCCACAGTGCGGAATCGAATAAAGGGGGTGACCGATTCGATGATCCGGCGACACTCACCCTATCCGGTTCGCGCCGCCAAACAAAAGGCTTGCTTCAATCTTCCGCCGTTTCCCACGACCACGATCGGATCGTTTCCTCAGACCGAAGCCGTGCGGGCTGCCAGGGCCGCCTGGCGGGCTGGGCGGATGGCGCCCGCTGAGTATGAGGTGTTTTTGAAAGAGGAGATCCGGCGGTGCGTCCAAAGACAGGAAGCGATTGGCTTGGATGTGTTGGTGCACGGCGAATTCGAGCGCACCGACATGGTGGAGTACTTCGGCGAGCAATTGAAGGGCTTCATCATCACGGAACAGGGCTGGGTGCAGAGTTACGGCTCTCGCTGCGTGAAGCCGCCGGTGATCGTCGGTGACGTCTCGCGGCCTCGTCCCATGACCGTGGAATGGGCGACGTATGCGCAGTCGCTCACGTCCCGACCGGTCAAGGGCATGCTCACCGGACCGGTCACGATGCTCCAATGGTCCTTTGTGCGGGACGACCAGCCCCGCGAGGAGACCTGCCGGCAGATCGCCCTGGCGCTCCGCGACGAGGTGCTCGACCTGGAGCGGGCCGGCATTGCGATGATCCAGGTCGATGAACCGGCGCTCCGGGAAGGGTTGCCCCTCCGCCGCCGTGAGTGGGAAGCGTATCTTCGCTGGGCGGTGGAGGCGTTTCGGTTGGCTACCGGCGGTGTGCGGGATGACACTCAGATCCATACCCACATGTGTTATTCGGAGTTCGGCGATATCCTTGGCGCGGTCGCGGAACTGGACGCCGATGTGATATCGATCGAGACCTCCCGCTCGAGGATGGAGTTGCTCGGAGACTTCGCTCGTTTTCAGTATCCCAACGAGATCGGCCCCGGCGTGTACGACATCCATTCGCCGCGCGTGCCGGACCATAAAGAAATGGCGGACCTCTTGCTTCGAGCCGGCCGTGTTGTGTCGCCGGAGCGGCTGTGGGTGAATCCCGATTGCGGGCTCAAGACCAGAGGGTGGTCGGAGGTCGAGGCGGCGCTGACTAACATGGTCGAGGCGGCGCGGGACGTCCGCCGTCAAGTGGCCGAGGCGAGGTCATGA
- a CDS encoding cysteine-rich CWC family protein, with translation MSADPRDPSVCPLCDRPNGCGLAAGMGDCWCFDLSVPSDKRDAPPCEASHDTCLCRVCLSELGRPAAALRTMAESIRRWR, from the coding sequence ATGAGCGCCGACCCGCGCGATCCTTCCGTCTGTCCCCTGTGTGATCGGCCCAACGGCTGTGGACTGGCGGCCGGGATGGGCGATTGTTGGTGTTTCGACCTGTCCGTCCCGTCCGACAAACGAGACGCCCCTCCATGTGAGGCGTCGCATGACACCTGTCTCTGCCGGGTCTGTCTGTCGGAACTCGGCCGGCCTGCGGCGGCGCTCAGGACCATGGCCGAATCGATTCGACGTTGGAGGTGA
- a CDS encoding ribonucleoside-diphosphate reductase subunit alpha — translation MRVTKRNGSTEPVDVMKIVRAVERCCAGLSDVDPLRVATKTISGLYDGATTRELDRLSIQTAAALIVEEPQYAKLAARLLATYIDKEVRNQEIHAFSQSVAAGCQLGLVNDRLHGFVAQNSRKFNDAIEPKRDREFEYFGLRTLYDRYLLKHPVSRLVIETPQQFFLRIACALAETVSEALELYRAFSSLEYLPSSPTLFNAGTRYEQLSSCFLLDSPEDALERIYQRYADVALLSKFSGGIGLAYHRVRSRGSLIAGTNGHSNGVVPWLRTLDASVAAVNQGGKRKGACCVYLEPWHADIEEFLELRDNTGDEARRTHNLNLANWIPDLFMKRVEADGDWSLFDPKTVPDLPDLYGDEFEAAYGRAEQAGLAVKTVKARELYARMMRTLAQTGNGWMTFKDRANRTCNQTALLGRVVHLSNLCTEIIEVTSGDETAVCNLGSINLARHTVGGPDGTVTVDFDKLARTVQCAVRQLDRVIDLNYYPIASARSSNLRWRPVGLGIMGLQDVFFQMRLPFDAPEARELSARIAEEVYYHGLSASVELALQKGPHPAFLETRAARGELQFDLWGVVPKDTGRWEQLRARVKEQGLRNALLIAVAPTATIASIAGCYECIEPQVSNLFKRETLSGDFLQVNRYLVADLKRLGLWNESIRAKLKLAEGSVQGIEELPADLRAVYRTAWEIPMRSLIDMAAERGPFIDQSQSLNLFMESPTIGQLSSMYFYAWKRGLKTTYYLRSRPATKIAKATVDAASSERPAEAPGGSAQPSSSNSAVKAVSCSLENPDVCEACQ, via the coding sequence ATGCGGGTGACCAAGCGCAACGGCTCCACGGAACCGGTTGACGTGATGAAGATCGTCCGCGCCGTGGAACGGTGTTGCGCGGGCCTGTCGGACGTCGATCCCTTGCGGGTCGCGACCAAGACGATCAGCGGGCTCTATGACGGCGCGACGACCCGCGAGCTCGACCGATTGTCGATTCAGACGGCCGCGGCGTTGATCGTCGAGGAACCGCAATACGCGAAGCTCGCGGCGCGCCTGCTCGCGACGTACATCGACAAGGAGGTGCGGAATCAGGAGATTCATGCGTTTTCCCAATCCGTCGCCGCCGGCTGTCAATTGGGATTGGTCAATGACCGGCTCCACGGCTTTGTGGCGCAGAACAGCCGCAAGTTCAACGACGCGATCGAACCCAAGCGCGACCGCGAATTCGAGTATTTCGGGCTGCGCACCCTCTATGACCGCTATTTGCTGAAACATCCCGTTTCGCGGCTGGTGATCGAGACGCCGCAACAGTTCTTTCTTCGCATCGCCTGCGCGCTGGCCGAGACGGTGTCCGAGGCGCTGGAGTTGTATCGAGCGTTTTCATCGCTGGAGTATCTGCCGAGTTCCCCGACCCTCTTCAACGCCGGCACGAGATATGAGCAGTTGTCGAGCTGTTTTTTGCTCGATTCTCCGGAAGACGCGCTCGAACGGATTTATCAACGCTACGCGGACGTGGCGCTGCTGTCGAAATTTTCCGGCGGCATCGGCCTGGCCTACCATCGTGTTCGGTCGCGGGGCTCGTTGATTGCCGGGACCAACGGACATTCGAACGGCGTCGTTCCCTGGCTGAGAACGCTTGACGCCTCCGTCGCCGCGGTCAATCAAGGGGGCAAGCGCAAGGGCGCCTGTTGCGTCTATCTCGAGCCGTGGCACGCCGACATCGAGGAGTTTCTGGAATTGCGGGACAACACGGGAGACGAAGCGAGGCGGACGCACAATTTGAATCTCGCCAACTGGATTCCCGACCTGTTCATGAAACGGGTGGAGGCGGACGGCGACTGGAGCCTCTTCGATCCCAAGACCGTGCCGGACCTGCCCGATCTTTATGGAGACGAATTTGAAGCGGCCTATGGGCGGGCCGAGCAGGCCGGTCTTGCGGTGAAAACGGTCAAGGCTCGGGAGCTCTACGCGCGGATGATGCGCACGCTCGCGCAGACCGGCAACGGCTGGATGACGTTCAAGGACCGGGCCAATCGGACCTGCAACCAAACGGCGCTTCTCGGACGGGTCGTCCATCTGTCCAATCTCTGCACCGAAATCATCGAGGTGACGTCGGGAGACGAGACGGCGGTGTGCAACCTGGGATCGATCAACCTGGCCCGGCATACCGTCGGCGGCCCCGACGGGACCGTGACGGTCGATTTCGACAAGCTGGCCCGCACCGTTCAGTGCGCCGTCCGTCAGCTTGATCGGGTGATCGATCTCAACTACTACCCGATTGCCTCGGCGCGATCGTCGAATCTCCGGTGGCGGCCGGTGGGATTGGGCATCATGGGCTTGCAGGACGTGTTCTTTCAGATGCGATTGCCGTTCGATGCGCCGGAGGCGAGGGAGCTGTCGGCCAGAATCGCCGAGGAGGTGTACTACCACGGCCTTTCGGCCTCGGTGGAGCTTGCCCTTCAGAAGGGGCCGCATCCCGCCTTTTTGGAAACGAGGGCGGCTCGCGGCGAACTCCAGTTCGATCTGTGGGGCGTCGTGCCGAAGGACACAGGCCGGTGGGAGCAACTCCGCGCGCGCGTCAAGGAGCAGGGGCTGCGCAATGCGCTCTTGATCGCCGTCGCACCCACCGCCACGATCGCCTCGATCGCCGGCTGTTACGAGTGCATCGAGCCGCAGGTTTCGAATCTATTCAAGCGCGAGACCCTGTCGGGCGATTTTCTCCAGGTCAATCGGTATCTCGTGGCGGACCTCAAGCGGCTCGGGCTTTGGAACGAGTCGATTCGCGCGAAGCTCAAACTGGCGGAAGGCTCGGTCCAAGGGATCGAGGAACTGCCGGCCGACCTGCGGGCGGTTTATCGGACCGCCTGGGAAATCCCGATGCGGTCGCTCATCGACATGGCGGCAGAGCGGGGCCCCTTCATCGACCAGAGCCAATCGCTCAACCTGTTCATGGAGAGCCCCACCATCGGCCAGTTGTCGAGCATGTACTTCTATGCTTGGAAGAGGGGGCTCAAGACGACCTATTACCTGCGGTCCCGGCCGGCGACAAAGATCGCGAAGGCGACGGTCGATGCCGCCTCGTCGGAACGACCGGCGGAAGCTCCGGGAGGCTCTGCTCAGCCGTCGAGCTCGAACTCGGCGGTCAAGGCCGTGTCCTGTTCGCTCGAAAACCCCGATGTCTGCGAGGCCTGCCAATGA
- a CDS encoding ribonucleotide-diphosphate reductase subunit beta, with product MSQVTRPARLLDPGFCLTLRPMTYPVFYEMYRAAIKNTWTVEEVDFSTDVGDLRSRMSQAERHLVQRLVAFFATGDSIVANNVVLSLYKHLNAPEARMYLSRQLYEEALHVQFYLTLLDTYVADPDERFAAFAAVETVPSIRKKAEFCFRWMEAIHRLDVLDSREKRSLFLRNLACFAACVEGLFFFAAFAYVYFLRSRGLLHGLAGGTNWVFRDESAHMAFAFEVITQVRREEPELFDERFEADVRRMIEEAVACETLFAEDLLGEGIAGLSLRDMRHYLECVADQRLAALGLQKRFGSRNPFPFMDLQDVQELANFFERRVSAYQVGVTGEVALDETF from the coding sequence ATGAGCCAGGTGACACGACCGGCGCGGTTGCTCGATCCCGGCTTCTGTTTGACGCTCCGTCCCATGACCTATCCGGTGTTCTATGAGATGTACCGCGCCGCCATCAAGAACACCTGGACGGTCGAGGAGGTGGACTTTTCGACCGACGTGGGCGATTTGCGATCGAGGATGAGCCAAGCCGAACGACACCTGGTGCAGCGGCTCGTGGCCTTTTTCGCCACGGGCGATTCCATCGTCGCCAACAATGTGGTGCTCAGTCTCTACAAACACCTCAACGCGCCGGAGGCCCGGATGTACCTCTCGCGCCAACTCTACGAAGAAGCGTTGCACGTGCAGTTTTATCTGACCCTGCTTGATACCTACGTGGCCGATCCCGATGAACGATTCGCCGCCTTTGCCGCCGTGGAAACCGTGCCGTCCATTCGCAAGAAGGCGGAGTTCTGTTTCCGATGGATGGAGGCGATCCACCGGCTGGATGTGCTGGATTCCCGCGAGAAGCGGAGCCTGTTTCTCAGAAATCTCGCCTGCTTTGCCGCCTGTGTCGAGGGTTTGTTTTTCTTCGCCGCGTTCGCCTATGTGTACTTTTTGCGGTCGCGCGGTCTGTTGCACGGACTGGCCGGCGGCACCAACTGGGTGTTTCGCGACGAAAGCGCCCACATGGCCTTTGCGTTCGAAGTCATCACGCAGGTGCGGCGCGAGGAGCCGGAACTGTTCGACGAGCGGTTTGAAGCCGACGTGAGACGGATGATCGAGGAGGCCGTCGCCTGCGAGACCCTGTTCGCGGAGGATCTGTTAGGCGAAGGGATCGCCGGCCTCTCTCTGCGCGACATGAGACACTATCTGGAATGTGTCGCCGACCAACGGCTGGCGGCGCTCGGCCTTCAGAAACGATTTGGGTCGAGGAACCCGTTCCCCTTCATGGATCTTCAGGATGTGCAGGAGCTCGCCAACTTTTTCGAACGGCGGGTGTCCGCCTATCAAGTGGGCGTGACGGGGGAGGTCGCCCTCGACGAAACGTTCTGA
- a CDS encoding methyltransferase domain-containing protein, translating into MTVLLWTIAVLAVLLLIGLALYLLFPRKYRSAESVATSYDDWTNDGILEFYWGEHIHLGHYGSPPRKKDFRQAKADFVHEMVRWGGLDKLPPGTTLLDVGCGIGGSSRILAREYGFAVTGITLSPQQVRRAQELTPPEVTARFQIDDALALSFPDASFDVVWSVEAGPHMPDKARFAGELLRVLKPGGILVVADWNQRDDRRIPLNFWERPVMRQLLDQWAHPAFSSIEGFSELLEATGLVAGRVTTADWTAETLLSWMDSIWQGVVRPEGIVRFGLIGVIKSLREVPTFLLMRLAFGTGLCRFGMFRAVRADVLTSRVLSAQAEDRLVRS; encoded by the coding sequence ATGACCGTACTCCTCTGGACGATCGCCGTCTTGGCGGTCCTTCTTCTGATCGGGCTTGCTCTGTACCTGCTCTTTCCCCGCAAGTATCGATCTGCGGAGTCCGTGGCCACGTCCTATGACGACTGGACGAACGACGGCATCCTCGAGTTTTATTGGGGCGAACACATCCACCTGGGGCACTATGGCTCTCCGCCCCGCAAAAAAGATTTTCGCCAAGCCAAGGCGGACTTCGTGCACGAAATGGTCCGGTGGGGCGGGTTGGACAAGCTGCCTCCCGGCACGACGCTGTTGGACGTGGGCTGCGGCATCGGCGGCAGCAGTCGCATTCTCGCGCGGGAGTATGGCTTTGCCGTCACCGGTATCACCTTGAGCCCCCAGCAAGTCAGACGCGCCCAAGAACTGACCCCCCCGGAGGTGACCGCGCGATTTCAGATCGATGATGCGCTGGCGCTTTCGTTCCCCGATGCCAGTTTTGACGTGGTCTGGTCGGTCGAGGCGGGACCCCACATGCCGGATAAGGCCCGCTTTGCCGGAGAACTCTTGCGCGTGCTGAAACCGGGCGGCATTCTGGTCGTCGCCGATTGGAATCAGCGGGACGATCGCCGGATTCCGCTCAATTTTTGGGAACGGCCGGTGATGCGGCAACTGCTCGATCAGTGGGCCCACCCGGCGTTCTCCAGCATTGAAGGGTTCTCGGAATTGCTGGAGGCAACGGGACTGGTGGCGGGCCGCGTCACCACGGCGGATTGGACCGCCGAAACCTTGCTGTCATGGATGGATTCCATCTGGCAGGGAGTCGTCCGACCGGAAGGGATCGTTCGGTTCGGCCTGATCGGCGTGATCAAATCCTTGCGAGAAGTGCCCACCTTTCTGTTGATGCGACTGGCCTTTGGAACCGGGCTCTGCCGCTTCGGTATGTTTCGGGCGGTGCGGGCCGATGTCCTGACAAGCCGGGTCCTGTCCGCGCAGGCGGAAGACAGACTCGTCCGATCGTGA
- a CDS encoding carotenoid biosynthesis protein translates to MDFILLFLKTVAFRPYVFVFLAAFLYAGTQLLGWRRTWRFWLISWVTAFVCEYASTRTGIPFGWYFYNGSTVGQELYIANVPFMDSISFSFLLYAAYCVALCLLLPAGGYSLLGRFRLKQLRFSEHTRTGLPVLALTVFLFMFIDMVIDPVALRGDRWFLGKIYYYPDPGVHFGVPFANYVGWAVVGTLSLAVYVPIDRRLPPPPRSDSPTPRLLLGVGLYYGVLFFNLGVTFWIGEWFMGASGLLMHLPILGLLIHRVVEFPSTFSSSYRGDVPVKN, encoded by the coding sequence ATGGACTTCATTCTCCTGTTCCTCAAGACCGTGGCCTTCCGGCCCTACGTGTTTGTCTTCTTGGCCGCCTTTCTCTACGCCGGCACGCAATTGCTCGGCTGGCGCCGTACCTGGCGCTTTTGGCTGATCAGTTGGGTCACGGCGTTCGTCTGCGAGTACGCCTCGACGCGCACGGGCATCCCCTTCGGCTGGTACTTCTACAACGGGTCCACGGTGGGACAGGAGCTGTACATCGCCAACGTGCCGTTCATGGATTCGATCTCGTTCAGTTTTCTCCTCTATGCCGCCTATTGCGTGGCCCTGTGTCTTCTGTTGCCCGCTGGCGGATACTCGCTTCTTGGGCGTTTCAGGTTGAAACAGCTTCGCTTCAGCGAGCACACACGCACCGGCCTGCCCGTGCTGGCCCTGACCGTGTTTCTGTTCATGTTCATCGACATGGTGATCGATCCCGTGGCGCTGCGCGGCGACCGGTGGTTTCTCGGCAAGATTTACTACTACCCCGACCCTGGCGTTCACTTCGGCGTGCCGTTTGCCAACTATGTCGGCTGGGCGGTCGTCGGAACCCTGTCCCTCGCCGTCTATGTTCCGATTGACCGTCGATTGCCACCTCCTCCCCGTTCCGACTCGCCGACTCCCCGCCTGCTCCTGGGGGTGGGACTCTATTACGGCGTCCTGTTCTTCAATCTAGGCGTCACCTTCTGGATCGGCGAATGGTTCATGGGGGCCAGCGGCCTGCTGATGCACCTGCCGATTCTGGGGCTCCTGATCCATCGGGTCGTGGAATTCCCCTCCACATTCTCTTCTTCCTATCGCGGCGACGTCCCGGTGAAAAACTGA
- a CDS encoding DUF5666 domain-containing protein: MAAGLGALLALWYVPTLSWDLPAVHAADKTDKTVQHVVGTVAAIDQKRLVVTTFKGQTISIKLTKQVRYKDKTNPQSNLPPAVGDRVIVEAVRDKKTLTAAVVHYSPMGQPSEPSD; this comes from the coding sequence GTGGCGGCAGGCCTGGGGGCCTTGTTGGCGCTGTGGTACGTCCCTACATTGTCGTGGGATCTTCCCGCGGTCCATGCGGCCGACAAGACCGACAAGACCGTCCAACATGTCGTCGGCACCGTCGCGGCCATCGACCAGAAACGCCTGGTCGTCACGACGTTCAAGGGCCAAACCATCTCGATCAAACTGACGAAACAGGTGCGCTACAAGGATAAGACGAACCCGCAATCCAACCTCCCGCCGGCCGTCGGCGACCGGGTGATCGTGGAGGCCGTTCGAGACAAGAAAACTTTGACCGCCGCCGTCGTCCATTATTCGCCCATGGGTCAACCATCCGAACCATCCGATTAA